A genomic segment from Neobacillus sp. YX16 encodes:
- a CDS encoding ABC transporter permease, with protein MNTYFIKRFIAMIITLWLIITGTFFLMHSVPGSPFNEERTTNEAIQKNLEAYYHLDEPLLVQYGNYLSALLHLDLGPSIKKSSQTVNEMLGRGFPVSFELGCYTLFLAVISGITLGIIAALRHNGVIDYLSMSIAVLGISIPNFVMATFLIEQLAVNFPIFPVATWTSPKHMVLPILALATGPMAIIARLTRSSMLEVLTQDYIRTAKAKGLSPVKIVFKHALRNALLPVVTVLGSLAASILTGTFVIEKIFAIPGMGKYFVDSINNRDFPVIMGTTVFYSAILILMLFLVDLAYGVLDPRIKLHKKEAK; from the coding sequence ATGAATACATATTTTATCAAACGATTTATAGCCATGATTATTACTCTTTGGCTTATCATAACAGGGACATTCTTCTTAATGCACTCGGTTCCGGGATCACCATTTAATGAAGAAAGAACAACGAACGAAGCAATTCAAAAAAACCTCGAAGCTTATTATCATCTAGACGAACCTCTCTTAGTCCAATATGGAAACTACTTATCCGCTCTACTGCACCTAGACCTTGGTCCATCTATCAAAAAATCATCACAGACTGTCAATGAAATGCTGGGAAGGGGATTTCCGGTTAGTTTTGAACTAGGATGTTATACACTTTTCCTCGCGGTCATTTCTGGAATTACACTCGGGATTATTGCCGCCCTTCGTCATAATGGAGTGATCGATTATCTTTCGATGAGTATTGCTGTCCTTGGAATATCGATACCAAACTTTGTAATGGCAACATTTTTAATTGAACAACTAGCTGTTAATTTTCCTATTTTTCCGGTTGCAACCTGGACTAGCCCGAAACATATGGTACTGCCAATTTTAGCTTTGGCAACAGGTCCAATGGCGATTATTGCGAGGTTAACTCGTTCAAGTATGCTTGAGGTTCTAACACAGGATTATATAAGGACTGCAAAAGCAAAAGGATTATCACCCGTTAAAATTGTTTTTAAACATGCTTTAAGAAATGCTCTTCTCCCTGTAGTGACTGTCTTAGGTTCATTAGCAGCGAGTATTTTAACTGGGACGTTTGTAATTGAGAAAATTTTTGCAATTCCAGGGATGGGAAAATATTTTGTTGATAGTATCAATAACCGTGATTTTCCGGTCATAATGGGTACCACCGTTTTTTATAGTGCGATTTTGATTCTCATGCTTTTTTTAGTCGATCTTGCATACGGAGTATTGGACCCTAGAATCAAGCTCCACAAAAAGGAGGCGAAGTAA
- a CDS encoding ABC transporter permease, which produces MELRKQEEQNISPGIPDEWFVPKVQNQSEAEAVVRPSLSYWKDSWYRLLKNKLAMAGMAFLILVAIFAIFGPIISPHSVETQKLTSQNLPPSSEYWFGTDDLGRDVFTRTAYGARISLFVGLVAALIDFIIGVVYGGIAGYKGGKTDNLMMRFVEILYGLPYLLVVILVMVVIGPGLTTIILALSITGWVGMARLVRGQVLQIKNYEFVLASKTFGTKTGRIIRKNLLPNTMGPIIVQMTLTIPSAIFAEAFLSFIGLGIQAPHASWGVMANDGLSTILSGYWWRLFFPTLFISLTMFAFNVLGDGLQDALDPKLRR; this is translated from the coding sequence ATGGAACTGCGTAAACAGGAAGAACAGAATATTTCGCCTGGTATTCCTGATGAATGGTTTGTCCCTAAGGTACAAAATCAATCAGAAGCAGAAGCTGTCGTAAGACCTAGCTTGTCGTATTGGAAAGATTCGTGGTACCGGCTTTTAAAAAATAAACTGGCTATGGCTGGGATGGCGTTTTTGATCTTGGTAGCTATATTCGCCATTTTTGGTCCCATTATTTCACCTCACTCGGTTGAAACACAAAAGTTAACCTCTCAAAATCTGCCGCCATCCAGTGAATATTGGTTTGGGACAGATGATTTAGGAAGAGATGTATTTACACGAACAGCATACGGTGCCCGTATATCTCTATTTGTTGGTTTAGTTGCCGCCCTTATTGACTTTATTATTGGTGTTGTTTATGGAGGGATTGCTGGTTACAAAGGAGGAAAAACCGATAATCTCATGATGAGGTTCGTGGAGATTTTGTATGGTCTTCCTTATTTACTTGTTGTTATTTTGGTCATGGTAGTGATTGGTCCAGGGTTAACAACGATCATCCTAGCGCTGTCGATAACCGGATGGGTTGGTATGGCGAGACTTGTCCGCGGACAAGTCTTACAAATTAAAAACTATGAATTTGTATTGGCATCCAAAACATTTGGAACGAAAACAGGAAGGATTATTCGCAAGAATCTTTTACCAAATACAATGGGACCAATCATTGTCCAAATGACTCTTACGATTCCATCAGCTATTTTTGCAGAAGCGTTTTTAAGTTTTATCGGCCTTGGAATTCAAGCACCGCATGCAAGCTGGGGAGTCATGGCCAATGATGGTTTGTCTACGATTCTATCAGGATACTGGTGGCGATTGTTTTTTCCAACTCTATTTATATCATTAACTATGTTTGCATTTAATGTTTTGGGTGATGGGCTGCAGGATGCTCTTGATCCGAAACTGAGGAGGTAA
- a CDS encoding ABC transporter ATP-binding protein, whose protein sequence is MEKILQVKDLQVSFSTYGGEVQAVRGVSFDLHKGETLAIVGESGCGKSVTSQSIMRLIPEPPGRIAGGEILFNNMDLIQLKEPELRKIRGANISMIFQDPMTALNPTLTIGEQIMEGIMEHEKISRAEAKKAAVEMLQLVGIPSPEARLKQYPHQFSGGMRQRIVIAMALVCSPDVLIADEPTTALDVTIQAQILELFRDIQKKTGVSIILITHDLGVVAQVADRVAVMYAGKIVEIGSRREIFYRPQHPYTIGLLQSVPRLDIEKAELVPIPGTPPDLFSPPAGCAFAARCKYSMEVCERVYPVQSSLSNNHHVDCWLQDERANKLVSTFVKI, encoded by the coding sequence ATGGAAAAAATCCTTCAGGTTAAAGACCTTCAAGTCTCCTTTTCCACGTACGGCGGTGAGGTCCAGGCGGTTCGCGGGGTCAGTTTTGATTTACATAAAGGGGAAACGCTTGCCATTGTCGGGGAATCCGGCTGTGGGAAAAGTGTAACCTCCCAAAGTATCATGAGATTGATTCCTGAACCGCCAGGGAGAATCGCAGGTGGAGAAATCCTTTTTAATAATATGGATTTAATCCAGTTAAAAGAACCTGAACTGCGGAAAATTCGTGGTGCTAATATATCCATGATTTTTCAGGATCCCATGACCGCTTTAAATCCCACACTTACCATTGGTGAACAAATTATGGAAGGAATCATGGAGCATGAAAAGATATCAAGGGCAGAGGCCAAAAAGGCTGCGGTTGAAATGCTCCAACTTGTTGGTATTCCGAGCCCTGAAGCACGTTTAAAACAGTACCCTCATCAGTTTAGCGGCGGGATGCGCCAGCGGATTGTGATTGCGATGGCGCTAGTGTGCAGTCCCGACGTGTTAATTGCAGATGAACCGACTACGGCTCTAGATGTAACTATTCAGGCACAAATCCTGGAATTGTTCCGTGATATACAGAAAAAAACAGGTGTTTCAATTATTTTAATTACGCATGATTTGGGGGTAGTGGCCCAAGTTGCCGATCGAGTGGCAGTTATGTATGCCGGTAAGATTGTGGAAATAGGAAGCAGAAGGGAAATCTTCTATCGCCCTCAGCACCCTTACACCATTGGACTGCTTCAATCTGTGCCACGATTAGATATTGAAAAGGCTGAGCTGGTCCCGATTCCAGGAACACCGCCTGACTTATTTTCACCACCTGCAGGCTGTGCCTTTGCTGCACGCTGTAAGTATTCAATGGAAGTGTGTGAACGAGTGTATCCGGTTCAATCCTCGCTAAGCAACAACCACCATGTGGATTGCTGGCTGCAGGACGAACGCGCCAATAAATTGGTTTCAACGTTTGTAAAAATATAA